One window of Bacillus alkalicellulosilyticus genomic DNA carries:
- a CDS encoding LysM peptidoglycan-binding domain-containing protein, with the protein MYSYAPQFAHGMQNYIVQEGDTLLSIAQFYNVSLPMLYMANSHLQDAQLQKGDQLKIPLQINQPVCGPNMLRYCIRENDTLESIADKFDTSVQMLQQSNPILVNQFWVGELLCIPIHWEQYHDDMNRFTFMYPGLLEPLENDEQEWIQFEGEIGFFQISIVETQTDSDTLLTMYQHYTANEKQWFGTSPLVESVVVQNKSGLIILPSTDQREEYRGVACLLLPYAPPNHIESEGTYWFVCFANKEIIYSITGSLQYF; encoded by the coding sequence ATGTATTCATATGCCCCTCAGTTTGCACATGGCATGCAAAACTACATTGTTCAAGAAGGAGATACGTTGCTTTCAATTGCTCAGTTTTATAATGTTTCCTTACCAATGCTTTATATGGCCAACTCTCATCTACAAGATGCACAACTTCAAAAAGGTGACCAACTAAAAATTCCATTACAAATCAATCAGCCAGTATGTGGTCCGAATATGTTACGTTATTGTATACGTGAGAATGATACGCTAGAAAGCATTGCGGATAAATTTGACACGTCTGTACAAATGCTTCAGCAAAGTAATCCTATCTTAGTCAATCAATTTTGGGTGGGAGAACTTCTCTGTATCCCTATTCATTGGGAGCAATATCATGATGACATGAACAGATTTACGTTTATGTACCCAGGTTTGCTAGAACCCCTGGAAAACGACGAGCAGGAATGGATACAGTTTGAAGGAGAAATTGGTTTTTTTCAAATATCCATTGTTGAAACTCAAACAGATTCTGATACACTACTGACAATGTATCAACACTATACAGCAAATGAAAAACAGTGGTTTGGTACCTCCCCGTTAGTTGAAAGTGTGGTGGTTCAAAACAAATCCGGCCTTATTATTTTGCCTTCAACGGACCAAAGAGAAGAGTATAGAGGCGTGGCTTGCTTGCTCCTTCCTTATGCTCCTCCCAACCATATAGAAAGTGAGGGGACATACTGGTTTGTGTGTTTTGCAAATAAAGAAATCATTTATTCAATAACAGGTAGTTTACAATACTTTTAG
- a CDS encoding DEAD/DEAH box helicase, which yields MTTFYELNLDHKIVKAVTDMGFEEATPVQEQTIPAALKGKDIIGQAQTGTGKTAAFGIPLLQMVNIDEDKTQGVVLAPTRELAVQVAEELNKLGHNKGVRTLPIYGGQDIRRQIKALQRRPHVIVATPGRFMDHMRRKTIRLNDIKIAVLDEADEMLTMGFIEDIETILKEIPPERQTLLFSATMPKPIEKLAQKFMKDPELIAVKSKELTVPNIGQEYLEVPEKQKFDVLTRMLDIHSPELAIVFGRTKRRVDELAEALSKRGYDAEGIHGDLNQAKRDSVLRKFKTGTIEVLVATDVAARGLDISGVTHVYNFDIPQDPESYVHRIGRTGRAGKTGLAITFVTPREIDHLKTIERVSKRKITRGSVPSFSEAIEGQQRLTVERLLETVQQKEFKAYRGFAEQLLEDNDSVTLLAAALKLLTKEPSTEEVRLTAEAPLRSKKGKSGGGQQRDRGGDKKSNFRRSSRKPQGKDTKPKEFTKRKKKQYKS from the coding sequence TTGACTACATTTTACGAATTAAATTTAGATCACAAGATTGTTAAAGCAGTAACGGACATGGGATTTGAGGAAGCGACTCCTGTCCAAGAACAAACAATTCCTGCTGCGTTAAAAGGAAAAGATATTATAGGACAAGCTCAAACGGGTACTGGTAAAACAGCTGCATTTGGAATTCCACTGCTCCAAATGGTTAACATAGACGAGGATAAAACTCAAGGTGTTGTCTTAGCTCCAACTCGTGAGTTGGCCGTACAGGTAGCAGAAGAACTGAATAAGCTTGGTCATAATAAAGGCGTACGCACATTACCGATTTACGGAGGACAAGATATTCGTCGTCAAATAAAAGCACTTCAGAGAAGGCCACATGTTATCGTAGCTACTCCTGGACGTTTTATGGACCACATGAGAAGAAAAACAATTCGTCTAAACGATATCAAAATAGCTGTCTTAGATGAAGCTGACGAAATGTTAACAATGGGCTTTATTGAAGATATTGAAACAATTTTAAAAGAAATCCCACCTGAAAGACAAACATTGTTATTCTCGGCCACAATGCCTAAACCAATTGAAAAGTTAGCACAAAAATTTATGAAAGATCCTGAATTGATTGCTGTTAAATCAAAAGAATTAACAGTTCCTAACATAGGCCAAGAATATTTGGAAGTACCAGAGAAACAAAAATTCGATGTGCTTACAAGAATGTTAGATATTCATTCACCTGAGTTGGCAATTGTTTTTGGACGTACAAAAAGACGTGTTGATGAATTAGCTGAGGCTCTGTCTAAACGTGGGTACGATGCTGAAGGAATTCACGGTGATTTAAACCAAGCTAAACGTGATAGTGTTCTTCGTAAATTCAAAACCGGTACAATTGAAGTACTTGTTGCAACGGATGTGGCAGCACGTGGGTTAGATATTAGTGGAGTAACACATGTCTATAATTTTGATATTCCACAAGATCCTGAAAGCTATGTTCACCGAATTGGTCGAACAGGAAGAGCTGGAAAAACAGGACTTGCGATAACGTTCGTTACGCCAAGGGAGATAGATCATTTAAAGACGATAGAACGTGTGTCTAAAAGAAAGATAACAAGAGGTTCGGTTCCGTCATTTTCGGAAGCCATTGAAGGTCAACAACGGTTAACCGTGGAAAGACTGTTAGAAACGGTACAACAAAAAGAATTCAAAGCATACAGAGGTTTTGCTGAACAATTGCTAGAAGACAATGATTCAGTGACATTACTTGCTGCTGCGCTTAAGTTATTAACAAAAGAACCGAGCACAGAAGAAGTAAGATTAACAGCGGAAGCACCACTACGTTCGAAAAAAGGAAAATCTGGTGGTGGACAACAAAGAGACAGAGGCGGAGACAAAAAGTCTAACTTCCGACGCTCTTCAAGAAAGCCACAAGGCAAAGACACAAAACCAAAAGAATTCACGAAAAGAAAGAAAAAACAATACAAGAGCTAA